From the genome of Medicago truncatula cultivar Jemalong A17 chromosome 2, MtrunA17r5.0-ANR, whole genome shotgun sequence:
ttttttGAGGAAATACTAGTATATTTTATGTTAGAGATTAATTATGGTGTGTAGACGGAACAAAAAAACTTTGCATATAGATCAATTAAAACACTTATAATtgtcacataaattaaaattttaaatttacaaCTAAGTTGTTTGGACTTCCGTGGTGAGGAGCTTCTTTCAAGAACGTACTCGGGGAATATCGAGTTTGATTCTCAGGAGGAACAAtgcttggccagtgcgcatgcctctacgcactagccggattagtcgcccaccaatggtgggtcggaaaccggtgtgaaaggcaatttttttttttaatttacgtAACAATTTTGAATCTTTTAAATGGTTGTGTCTCCAATATTGTTTTGGATTGTCGACCCactttgattattattatttttaaagttatttaagttttttttaacttaaatgactttaaaaaaactattctagtttattttttttagatgatttatttcaatatttaaatgGGACGTGACAtctcttgtgtttttttaaatataatcctaattatccataaaaaaaaatataatcttaattaatattactccatcaattttaaaataaatgtcatttatgatttttacacatatattatgaaatgcattaattaaaagaagagagatgttaaaaaaaaaaaagatgttattttaccaaattatcctaatcaactattggtttgtttttcattaaaaaaaataataatttggaaGTAATGTATATactattaattgaagggtaccatccttaaaaaaaagaaaaaaattgagggtaccaaattatcctaattaactattagtttgtttttcattaaaaaaaaaattattattgtattggAATCTGAAAGtgtattttaaaacaatttttatgttACTAAGATGGGACTGAAATCCATTTGCCTAATATTAATGCCtttgaaataaattgaaataaaaagttattaattgTGATAATGGTGATTGAATGCCTCGATGTAGTTGTTGCACCTGcatttaattataatcaaagaaaattaaattgaagACGAAAAATTGAATGTCTCGATGTGGTGATTGCACTAGCATTTAATTGACAATAGGTGCACTCAAATGGAGCTAGTCTTTGTCTCGATGTGGTGATTGCACCTGCATTCATCATTTTGGTTAAATCAACGACTCATTTGAGTTACTTTGATAGTATTGATGTTACTTTGATAGTATTGATTTAAAATCTGTGAGTgtgtttttattcaaaatctcaAGTTCGATGAGATTCAGAAAAGACATTGCATCAATATTAAACTTATAGAAACCACACAAAGGAAATGTCCAATGAACATCAAATATTGCACTTAGTGACTCCAAATACAGTGTATTAGCACTCttaaaattatattgatgaCAATCACATAAACATCACCCCTCTCAAAACATTTCTTATTTCTAGCACAACATATTTCATTACACAAGGCCAAAacatgactatcttcatcaacaTCAATAATATTTCTCTCCAACCATTCTTGAAAAGGTACGTACCTGGAATCATGTGAATTAAATATCACACGTAAAGAGGAAGAAAACCATGTCTTCTTTGACTAGTGACACTCATAAAGATGTGCAAAATTGTTTCATTGTATTGcccacaaaaaaaacacaatgaatCGCTACTTATTCCTTTTTTAAGGAGATCGTCGTTTACTTGTAGCTTTGCATGTAGAATCTTCCAAGAAAAATGGATGTGTCTTggaatactttttatttttcataattttttccacaCTTGATGATCAATGTCCTGCATTGAGCTATGGGAGAAACCTACTTCCTGTCTTGCCTTTAAGAAGTATGGTATGAACTCTTCACAGAAAAATTAGCTAGCCATGAAGCACCCCAAACAAATTCATGTTATAATTGTGAATAGGGTATTATCAATTGAAGAATTTGTTGAGCCTCAAAAGGGagaaaaatttcattaattaaaagGGCATTCCAACATCGAATATCATGATGAGTCAGATCTAAGACAAACATAATATCATAATTAGAGGGTTTATGAGACCAGATCTTGTGCCCATTTTGATAAGGAAGTCAATTATCCTTCCATGCATTAATTAGACGACCATCCCCTACTCTCCATATACAAGCTTTCTGAATAACATCCACACAAGCTTGCAAAATACTTCTCTAGGTATAACTTAGACAATAATCAATTAAAGCTTTCAAGAAAATGCTTCTAGGAAAATACCTTGCTTTCAAACATTATGAGATCAATAAGTCTTCGTTGTGCATGATACGTCATCCTTGTTTAGATAACAATGCAAGGTTGAAttcattaaatgttttaaaaCCTATTCCACCTTTTTTTTCCCTTACATAATATCTCCCATTTAATCCCATGAATTTTGCGCTCACCTTGTTTGCTACCCCACCAAAACTTATTAATCATATATACCTTTAATATTGTCACATAAACCGATCATATGTTGAAAAAATTCATTACATACATAGGAATTGCTTGAACCACCGATACTAAGGCGATTTCTCGCTCATACTAAATCAAAAGTTCCTTTCCGGAATTCTCGTCggtaaaagcattaagaacataTTTAAATCAAAGTTTATATTGAATGCATAAATCATATGCAATCAGGAAGATTAAAAGTACTATATAGAATCTTAACTATTTACATATAATTCAGACACATGAGAATTTAGCTACCTATGAATAGCATAACTAACAAAGAATGGTTGATTGATGTTGGAGAAGCATGAATCCAAGCTCCGTAGCCCTCCAATGGTGTTCCTCACACATACCTctctttgtttctctctctaaagtGTTATAATACGAGtgataacacaaaaaaaaaaaatatttacgcttctatttatagagtttttGCAAGTCGTCATTCGCTAGGCGAAGTGGTGCTCACCTAGCGAATCGAGATTTCTTCTTTGAAAGGAAAAACTAGTTTCCCCTTGATAAACCACCAGGCCGTTACTGGAAATTTATCTTGCATTCACAATGCTATTACCCATACTTTCACCGTTGCTAGGtttaacaccccgttacccaaaagcaattaaatagcaatatacatcagagtaattccacaacgggcatgctacatgtCATTTCAAAAGTTCTTAAATAGaagataaaactatttaatcaattcaacttattatatatgaaaacatagcaacggaatagttttcaaatccaTAACCTCATGAACCTCCAACAATAGTctatggcattaaaggccttaacataattcaacatcatagttcaaagacaacaaaagggctccacaccacaagttccaaaatttgatacatggaaaggaaagcaacaataataaaaatgataaatcccatcccacgtatcagagccctagacacgactttgagccaccacctactactcaggatcacctgcaagttacccataggaagggcaacattttcaagcagaaggggtgagattcacaacaataattatagatattaaaatcaccaattgaatctaacaccctaatcaacaatactttatcttgtaaacatatatatgtatgagtcacaagcaacaacaacatcaacaatacaccatgatcacaatgaatatatatataaatgcatattcaacaccaacatcatccatcagataataactgaaatcaacaaccaagactcatgcaaatgacatgaccactgctaagacaccatcttagacttcttaatgaaatgcaatatgcatgtggtaccaaacaggaccgaagccctcaccgcttttgaatggttaaagcattcatcaggaccgaagccctcaccgctgttgagcaactagtactctagggccgaagccctcaccgctgttttatgcatatgcaatggacctacttatgtatatctacatacaactgaccatgcaatgcaactccatgtgactccacttaaacaacatgtatgattcaataattaacatacattTAAATCTTCATCAGTGTTCATCAATCCAGCAatccaatcaaccaaaataatgtataattatGTACAACCATGCTCAAATACAACAACACCAACCACTACTAATCATGCAAGCAAGTCAACGCTCAGAAactgtgcaactcgcctcgcgagcacatctgctcgccatggcgagttcacaaaaacactagctcgccatggcgagttcaaggcgagtgaaaatcaggtgctctcgggaaaaaatgtcattttctcactcaaatccaaattctaagttccctattcatctttttaacctaaaactttcaccattcgtcattaggtaccttaaaccacccccaaaacatcttataacaacttttcaaaaatcaagttttattatgggctactcgccatggcgagttggactgctcgcgaggcgagctatgaagttgctcacttgccatggcgagcacagctactcgcgaggcgagcgatgaacttctgtacgggcagaaaactggtttttcccaaaaatgtcatttttcttccaatcactccccaaatcagtttacagatacataattaagtgttctatgcaaccagaaactaattctaacatcaaaatcatgtttacaacttcaaaatcctcattctatcataaaaccccaaaatcccaattcctcaccaaaacctgtcaaactcaaaatcagactttaataGCTACAAtactgaagtaaacctcacccttaccttagaattgcagaaagaaatgcacagcaatgatCAACTCTAGGTTCTTCCTTGATTCTCTCTTGCTTCCTCCCAAAACTGGTTCTACGTGAAACTGTTTTTTCTAACTTCTCTGTATTAACTTCCCACTTAAtgtaactcccttctatttacacttaactcctcataattctaataaattctattatttccctaaacaccaaaataattaatatttcatacctattctaattattattaaataaactatataataaaataatacaccacataaaacactccaaaaatcacatatatataaatatatgcatatactccacataaatcaccaaacctcatatataattatatatatatatatatatatatatatatatatatatatatatatatatatatactccacataataaaataattaaataaataactagggcgttacactagGAATTATGAAATTGATGTTATTGCATTAGTTAGTTGTTTATTCATAGCTAtgtgttgtttatttatatttatgattgAAAACACGGATGATGATCCATTTGTGACAAAACCTATTTTTGTCGATAATTCTAGAGATGTCACACCACCTTATTTGAGCTTTATTGTTGTGAAAGAACAACGTTCTAGGGAAACATTGTGCGTGGACAAGGAAAGTTATGATTGTGTGATAAGGACATTGTATGGGCTACCTTGTGCACGCATCATTGATATGAAAATTCATCACAACAAGCCGATTTCATTGGATGAGATACACCGTCATTGGAAAATGTTATGCATGGGTGAAGGAATTAATGAAGATGGTTTTCTGTCTTGGATGAGTGGAATGGTATTTAAGAACGTCTAAAGAAAGTCCCTCATCAAACGAAACTAGAAATCAAAGAGGTTTTGCGTCAGTTGGCATTTCCAGAAGCCACAATATTTTATCCACCTCCATGAAAAAGACTAACCATGGGAGCCAAGAAAAAAGTGGAAAAAACGAGGTCAAAAGCAAATGAGGCATCGACTAGTCGAATCCCTTCTTCATGAGAGCGTGTTGATTCCCAACTTTCGTATAGTCAATCGTCACCAACTATATCATCATTTCCTAAAAGGAAAGGTGCTCGTATTGGCAAAAGCATCACGTTCCCAACTTCCAACACCTACTAGGTTTCCAAATCCTATTATGGTTCCAACGCCTGATAATGTTTTCAGACTTGTTGATTATATGCCAAAATTCACGGTtcaatttattgaaaatatcgtGGATGTTAAATGCGATGGGAATTGTGGTTTTCGGGCTATAGCCAAGTTCTTGGGTTTGACCGAAGAAAGTCATATCATGGTTCTTAGATATCTTACTCAAGTGATGAAAGATCATATAAATGATTATGTGCGGGTATTTGAGAGTGAAGATCGTTATAACTACATCTTAAATGACTTGCCTCCTCTCAAAAATAGTGGTGGTGTTGCACTTGTAGATAAGTGGTTGACGTTTTCGGACATGGATCACATCGTTGCAACTTATTAAAATAAGCTTGTACTGGAGTTGACAAATCACGAAATCGGAGCTTCGAAATCTTTTTTCCCACTTAGAGGGGTGCCACCgcttaaccaaaaaaaacccCATCATGTGCCTTGACTTAATTTCCaatcattttgttctttttttgaaagatggttgtccactacctccattATCTACGGAGTGGAACAATCAAAGGCATCAACTTGGAAATTTAAGTATTTGGATCAACAAGCTAGGTTCCGAGAGCTCATGAACCTTGAAAAAGGAGAGAAACCGCCCCCATCAAAAAATGAGTCAAATCAAAGCCAATCCAATTTTGTGTGACACTTCTGAAAAACCAAAGGAAGAATTTCAAGTTATTGGAGATGAAGAATATTCAATTTCACTTGATGTGATATGACTGATTTTTTGTCGATGTTCATCCTTTTTTTATCGATATTACACTGACATGTTTTTTTGTGGTAAATattgtaacgccaattttttgtggctaatatataactaatattatttaagttatatgaatatatgacttttatgtggttGAACTAATTCAATACTTTTTTATTCGTTATTAATGTTTACTCATTTGACATATATGTCTATGTTTCCGTCAATTTATTGGTTATTAcgttacatttaattttattctgaTGTCTGATATTTCATAAACTTTTGTGAAGTTAGACATGTTtgaggttgcacaaattgaagcCCATGTCTGATACTCTATTTTCAAAAAGACAATTAAGGTTTTGATAACTCCGACCGACACTATTGATGAgttgaaggcacaacttaacaaATATTTTGACTATGTTGGTGAAAATCATTATACATGTCACGTATTTGTTCAGATGCCTTGCTTAGACCTGGGAGCAAATAAAGACGAAGACATGTGGAAAATGGTCTATTTAACTTAGGTTGTTCGTGACAATAATGACGTAGAATTTATGTATAGGAATatggttaaaaataatatattatatcttTGTGTTCGTTCCAACTGCACGTGCGCATAATGTCAGTAGAGATTTCATGTAATGTTATGTAATGTGTTGTTCGAGTTCGAACACTCTTCATGTTTTGTTGTATTTAAAAcattcatataattttaacGAAATGTcgaattgatttaattttggTCAATTGTGAAAGATTATGTATTGATCTTGTTTACGGCTGATTATAATTGGTGTATTAGTTGTACTGCCTCTGAAATTGATGTTATTGAATTATAGGTGATAAATAGGCCAAAATTTGGCTTGAAAAACATAGCAGAACCTGCTGTCTGCATAATTCATTTCATCGGCAGTTACCTGGCGATCCatccggcggcagttaactacagATGCAACCGACGACAATTAACTGCTGATGAACCTAACCGATGACAGTTAACTATCGATGATGTTAAATTGGTAATTCCCTGATGTTTTTTTTAGCTGTGAACATCAATTTTCATGTGACTATTTACCATGCCTACTGAAGATATTTTGAACAGGTGTCCAATGGGCCGGACTAGAATTTACATCCCTAATTCAGAGGCCTCATCTACTAATTTTAGTTAGTCTTTTGCTTGAGAGCATGACTTTGGTTATTCAGTTAAACCAACGTGAACAACCCACAATATCAATTCATACAAGATATCATCGATCAAAAGAAAAGATATGCATACAAAAATCAGTTCTTAAATGAGGTTTTGTATGCAAAATTGTGAAGGATTGGACTAATTGGTGTTTTTGAGTTTGATGAGTTTCAAGAGACACAGTTGGGATCAAATCAAGAACTTGATTGAGTTTTCATCTGCTAGGTTAAAATCATGAGAACTTATATAAAATACCAACTACCAAGTGATCCTTCTGTTACTCTACAAAGGAAAATGTGTATATATCGTTTCCTTTAACTAggaattttcttccatttagtTTCATTCTATATTCATTGGGTCTGCTGCATACATGTACTTAGAATTCAGAAATTTTGTTGACTGTTATCAGAACTTCGATGAATAAATGTGTCATATATATGCACAATACGGTGTGTGTCTGTCCCACTCTTTTCCCCAACCTGTGCTTCCACTGAATGATTATTTTTCTCCAACAATAAATACTAACTTCTTTTCTTCAGGAAAGTTGACACACTAACTATACAATTCACTTTTTTTACTCACTtgcttataacatttcattcaTGAGAATAATGTTAATACAAGTAGGACTGTcgatcaatattttttaaacaagttAAAGCATGTGTGACCTGAAACCCTGGCCGCTCTATCAGCTGGGACTGCATCGGCTGCAAGAAAATATCCCATCTGTGACAGCAAATGCAGTTGCAGACCATGCTGCAGGGTGACAGTAGCAGTTCTGTTGCAGCGTTTAAGATTCCAATTATCTAATAAAACCTTTATTGCTTGATAACTCGTATCCAAAATGTTTTTCCACAAGTTATTTTTACATTGTTTCCAAAGGCTCcaaatgaaacaacaaaacagGGCACACATAACGCAGTTTTCTGACCATGACGAAAAAAAGTTTTGCCACAGCGCTACTATTGGCAATTAAAACAGAAACTAAATTTGGATAAAAGTTTTACCGACTCCAAATGACATTGCTACCTGACCAATGTGACAAAATGAGTATGCAATCTTCATCAAAGGTATTACACATAACAGAGTTACATATGGACAGTTTACTGCAAGATCATGCAACCTAGATCTCGTAGGCAACCATTTACGACATATCTATCAAATCAGATTTTGGCAGTGACCATAACAGAGTTTGGCCGTGACCCTAACTTTCAAATGAGATTCCATCGACCATGGACTTTAGGATGAGTTGGATCAATTAATTTATCAATACAGTGTATTCTAACTGTATATTCTCCAGTCACCAAATACGTTTATCAGGACAGTGTCGATATTTACTTCTAACTGAAAACaacaatttcattattttcttttaataccATTGGTGTATGTATATAGTTACATAGGTTTTTAGTTTTATGGAATGGAGATGAAAGTTGTaggtttgttttttcttgtggTATCATAGTGAAATATTCATAGAATCCAATTCATAGTGCGCAGAAAGCATAAACAAGATGTACCGAAGTTCAAACTGATATACTATCATTAGAATACCAAAAACTCCCAGAATTTGTTGTCTCAACAGAAAATAGAAAACACGTgcataatataattaaaatagaaaccAACATAATGAAAATGTGCCATAGAAATATTTATCTTACACTAAAGATAACTTAAACCTTAAAACTagataataaaatgataaattgaaGAAGCTATGCTCATAAATCTTGAGAGCGAAAACGTTAAACTTAGGCAACAAATACCTAATTCTTTATTCCTCTGATCGGaatgatatttttcttgtaAAGTACTATTTGAGAACGGAATTCTGCTGCTTTTGCACCAATGTTCTCCATTACTCCGGTAGTTAAATCAAGACAAGCAAGTTCACCATCATCTTTTCTCAAAAATATATCACCCTTCTTCCCTGTTCCGATAGGATGGTCGATGCCAGACATAGGTCCAACATCGAAAAGCTTAATCCATGATTCATTGACACCAGGTTCTCCCAAAACTGATATTGATATGTGGAATGAAGGACTGGTCTTTTCATAAGTTACGATCATAGCAACAAAACCATTTAACATTGTCAAGTGTCTATCAAACCGTTTTAAAGCGTGTAAATCAAAGGGAAAGAGAGTGGTAACAGGCACCTCATTGGCCAGGTTAAAAGACACCACAAATGTTTCACTTGGTATTCCCATTAGATATGTGTTTCCCCACCAATGGCAAACCCCATTTAAATACACCATAGAACCTTCCGAAGTCAAATAACGTTGCcgcatatcaacataaagtttCTTCCAACGGTTACTCTGTAGACTATATATTTCCCAATAGGGGCCGGGTGGTGCAACACTATAACAATCATCTCCAATATAAACAACATACTGAAGGACTTTATAATCATCTCTAACATGATCATAACCAAATCCATGAATATTAAAATGAGTTTCTAATCCATAAGACAAGCGAGCCTTATTTTGAGGAATAATTTTTACTTCCCCAGTAGCCGGATTCCATAACGCATTAGTTAACCCACGGTTATTATCACAGATGCAAAGAGTGCCATTAATACCGGAACTTAAAATACTTACGGTCTGATAATAGCCACGGTTTCCGTCAAAAGGATGTGGCAACTTGATTTGAAGTTTGTTCTCATATCTCTCACCAAAAAGCAAATACAACTTCCATTGATTCACAGTACTATCAAAATAGTTTAGAAGGAGACATGCTTCATCATACAGTGAATGATGTTTGgaaacaatatttttgtaaaacatGTTGATGAAATAAGGGTTTTCAAATAAAGTAGACCAAGATTTGCCTAAACAAGTAAACCTATTCACAGATTTCAAAGgtagttttgaaaaaatagaaaagacgATATCATCAGGAACATGGTTACTAACCTTTTGGTTTGTTGCAGCCATAGTTTTCTCAAAAGCAAATGGAAGGAACGTGAAGGCTGTGATGTGAGAGAGGCAGATTGATGCGGTTAAGGAGTCGTATTTATATCCGTATGTTACTGCGTTTTAATCTTAAACCTAATCACCTAGAAATACGTTAATCTAATCTTTTCAataaacaatgaaaattttccttcaaaaaaataaaaataaataaacaatgaaattttctctaacaatttttttttctttcctgaATTTAATTATTCACAAAATcaaggaaataataataatttgttaaaaaaataaaatattcacaattttttatttttaacttgtgtttaGACGGTATGTCCCATCTTGTTAAATGACATCAACAAAATCAAGTGAGTGTCTAGAATTCAAACtcttatctaaatataatatttgtttttgaaggaatatttatattattttttgacagaaagaTCAGTTAATTAGtgatcaaattcaaatgaagtgGAAGTAAATATGACGGTtgattttcctttaaaaaaattatatgacgGTTGATTTTAGTAAAAAGGATATGACCGTTaattgagagagaaaagagTAATCAGCAATTAATTGTGATAATGGTGATTGAATGTCTCGATGTAGTGGTTGTACCTGCATTTGAttataattaaagaaaattaaatagaaaaacgaaaaattgaatGTGGTGATTGCATTTGCACCATCTTTTAATTGCGATAGGTGTACTCAAGTGCAATTCAGAATGCCTAATTGCTAGAGAGACgactttgaacaattttttttaagagaaaacaaacttataatatttcattgatCAAAGTATTTTTAATACAATCTGGTATTTTAAATAGAACTTGGAGACTAGTTGACAATAAGGCCGCTTGACGAGGACCAATATGTTATCTTTCTTTAGTGAATCTTGTTTGTAATAAatagtttagttttaaaatttagattacTTTTAATTTGGAGTTGTACAATGCTCCTTGTTTTTCTAGTTCCTTATTGGGCCTTATAGGTGATGGCCAATGAGTAGGTATAAATAAcaactttgatattattttgaaGGAGGTTAATacaatttgatattttcaatctttgattgaagggagagttagaattgCTCTTCTAGGTTCTTGGATGAACCAAATCTAGATCCTTATCAAGAGCATCTTATTCTTGTGGCGGATCCGCGATTCGATCTTATCGTTCATCTTGAATGTGGCGATCATTCTTCCCACTTCTCATCTAATTCCATttgtatgttttctttctattccTAGTTTGGTCAATTTTCTTAGATTTTCTAccattttccttcattttctatCTCAATTCAAGAAATTTACACTTAGGTCAAAGATCCTTGTATGGTGAATCCTTGTTGGATCCACATCAAGTGGTAGCATGAGCCTTTACCTAGTGTGAACTGTTCTTGATTCGGAAGgaagagaaaatcaaattttccccaatttttttttctctcgcattttctttcttcaatttcGTTTTGATTTCAGTGTTGTTACTGAACATGTTCGTTGAATTCGATTtactttcttcaatttttgtttgatttcgtGCTTTACTCGTTTTGATCAATTGTTATCGTCGATTTCCTGAATCGCGAATGTTTGAAGTGAAATTCTCACACAATTTGTTCTTTTCCTATCTGAAATTTGCAGTTATAAAAAATTCTATCAAATAAAAAGGCATACTTAAAGGaagtttttctctctctaaaagaaATTTTCTCTGACCTCTCTCTAAGAAGCCAAACCTCAGCCTCCCTCCTTTCCAAACCCTTGCCTTTCACGATGTAgttagtggtggtggtggtgcgaCGGTGGTTCGACCACCCGCATCACCTAGTGTCGTTGTCCTCACGACGGAGCACTGGTTTCTTAACCCCTTTCAACGGCGTCCTTCTTGGTGTTTGTTGCGTCCGCGGTTTTGCCGTTTCTTGATGGGTTTCTGTGTGGCTGCTTAGATTCGGCGTAGGTTTGTTCTTCCCTTAGGTTTGTGGATGTTGCTGCTTCGTTTAGGTTGCTCTCCTCTCCTCCTTCCTTGGTGATTAAACTGATTCTTGTTTGGTTCAGTTGCGGTGTCGCTGTGTTTTGTTGTGgggttgttgttttgttgtttgggTGGTCTGATTTATTGCCGGTTCTCACGTGTGATTTCTGTTTTGTGGGTGTTTTGTCTGTTCGTGGGGCTGTGTTTTGCGCCACCGCCCTCTTTGGGTGTCACCGATTATTTGTTCTGTTGTGTTTGCTCGTGCCGTTTGTGTCGTTTTGTGTTTGTTTCGGCTATCTTTTTTCTGATGTTGTCGTTTGATCCCTGAGGTTTCTTGGGTTCTCGTGGTGTTTGGTTGTGTTGTGCTCTCTTGATGGATCTTGTCTCACATGG
Proteins encoded in this window:
- the LOC11424740 gene encoding F-box/kelch-repeat protein At3g06240, yielding MAATNQKVSNHVPDDIVFSIFSKLPLKSVNRFTCLGKSWSTLFENPYFINMFYKNIVSKHHSLYDEACLLLNYFDSTVNQWKLYLLFGERYENKLQIKLPHPFDGNRGYYQTVSILSSGINGTLCICDNNRGLTNALWNPATGEVKIIPQNKARLSYGLETHFNIHGFGYDHVRDDYKVLQYVVYIGDDCYSVAPPGPYWEIYSLQSNRWKKLYVDMRQRYLTSEGSMVYLNGVCHWWGNTYLMGIPSETFVVSFNLANEVPVTTLFPFDLHALKRFDRHLTMLNGFVAMIVTYEKTSPSFHISISVLGEPGVNESWIKLFDVGPMSGIDHPIGTGKKGDIFLRKDDGELACLDLTTGVMENIGAKAAEFRSQIVLYKKNIIPIRGIKN